One Amycolatopsis thermophila DNA segment encodes these proteins:
- a CDS encoding aspartate/glutamate racemase family protein, with protein sequence MRALAVTPIHLPPEEIRRRQDRYDRLAPPGLEIQLVDVGATAPASLDTDSAVRASEREVAAALAKAGEGYDLAFPDCVLDPAVPDTVAARPLPVHGLLKLSATHLAGKGVRFGAVVRNRAIRAEFEKRIAGYGLGAYFAGTRVLDLPFEAIADTGTWNRALGAAVRELASLGATAVINGCSAVDVEAAGLPARVVDPTELALRLLCVEETR encoded by the coding sequence ATGCGTGCCCTCGCGGTGACGCCCATCCACCTGCCGCCGGAGGAGATCCGGCGGCGGCAGGACCGCTACGACCGGCTCGCCCCGCCCGGTCTGGAGATCCAGCTCGTCGACGTGGGTGCCACCGCGCCGGCGTCGCTGGACACCGACTCGGCGGTGCGAGCCTCCGAGCGCGAGGTCGCCGCCGCGCTGGCGAAGGCGGGGGAGGGGTACGACCTGGCCTTCCCGGACTGCGTGCTCGACCCGGCCGTACCGGACACCGTCGCCGCGCGGCCGCTGCCGGTGCACGGGCTCCTCAAGCTGTCCGCGACCCACCTCGCCGGCAAGGGCGTGCGGTTCGGCGCGGTGGTGCGCAACCGGGCGATCCGGGCGGAGTTCGAGAAGCGGATCGCCGGCTACGGGCTCGGGGCGTACTTCGCCGGCACCCGCGTGCTGGACCTGCCGTTCGAGGCCATCGCCGACACCGGCACCTGGAACCGGGCGCTCGGCGCGGCGGTGCGGGAGCTGGCGTCGCTGGGCGCGACCGCGGTGATCAACGGGTGCTCGGCGGTCGACGTCGAGGCGGCCGGCCTGCCCGCCCGTGTCGTCGACCCGACCGAGCTGGCCCTGCGGCTGCTCTGCGTCGAGGAGACCCGGTGA
- a CDS encoding MmgE/PrpD family protein: MTAAESTEALGAWVSGLDAPDEVRERLSLVLLDVLGVTAVGAAQPEQRALRDAWRAPGGPAPLVGAGRCVSTDAAAFLNGMALVSLELDEGNKYAKGHPAAHGFPAVLALAAELDSSGADTAAALLAAYEVASRFGRATSLKPGAHPHGSWGVAGAAAGCARLLRLGPSRTAAAIDTGAGMAIAGHFDSATTGNPVRNAWMGASGTSGLAAARMAAAGMARNTGTAALSLGTLLGSFDAAELTAELGTRWDIQRGYFKRHASCSFTHPAADAVLALRGEDGFRAEGVVEILVETHALGAGLSGTTWSNRLSAMFSTPFVAATAALTGQVAPDSDLDDRAVQALARRVRLVAADDLTARLPAERATRVTVTFDDGTTLTREVPNPVGDADHHPLSEHDLIAYLKTWLPAQPGLVDRAVAVSHELPGLARVGDALRGLAGGVEEELN, from the coding sequence GTGACCGCGGCGGAATCCACTGAGGCGCTCGGCGCCTGGGTGTCCGGACTGGACGCCCCGGACGAGGTGCGCGAGCGGTTGTCCCTGGTGCTGCTGGACGTCCTCGGCGTCACCGCGGTGGGCGCGGCCCAGCCGGAACAGCGGGCGTTGCGCGATGCGTGGCGCGCCCCCGGCGGTCCGGCGCCCTTGGTCGGGGCCGGCCGGTGCGTGTCCACCGACGCGGCGGCGTTCCTGAACGGCATGGCCCTGGTCTCGCTCGAACTCGACGAGGGGAACAAGTACGCCAAGGGCCATCCCGCGGCGCACGGCTTCCCGGCGGTCCTGGCGCTGGCGGCCGAGCTGGACAGCAGCGGCGCCGACACCGCCGCGGCCCTGCTCGCGGCGTACGAGGTGGCGTCCCGCTTCGGCCGCGCCACGTCGTTGAAGCCCGGCGCGCACCCGCACGGCAGCTGGGGTGTCGCGGGCGCGGCGGCCGGGTGCGCGCGGCTGCTGCGGCTCGGCCCCTCGCGGACGGCCGCGGCCATCGACACCGGCGCGGGCATGGCGATCGCCGGGCACTTCGACTCGGCGACCACCGGCAACCCGGTGCGCAACGCGTGGATGGGCGCCTCCGGGACCTCCGGTCTGGCGGCCGCGCGGATGGCCGCCGCCGGGATGGCCCGCAACACGGGCACCGCCGCGCTCTCCCTGGGCACGCTGCTCGGGTCGTTCGACGCGGCGGAGCTGACCGCGGAACTCGGCACGCGCTGGGACATCCAGCGCGGCTACTTCAAGCGGCACGCGTCCTGCTCGTTCACGCACCCGGCGGCCGACGCGGTCCTCGCACTGCGCGGCGAGGACGGGTTCCGCGCGGAAGGCGTCGTGGAGATCCTGGTCGAGACCCACGCCCTCGGCGCGGGGCTGAGCGGCACCACCTGGTCCAACCGGCTGTCGGCCATGTTCTCCACCCCCTTCGTGGCCGCCACCGCGGCGCTGACCGGGCAGGTCGCGCCGGACAGCGACCTCGACGACCGCGCGGTGCAAGCGCTTGCGCGGCGGGTGCGGCTCGTCGCGGCCGACGACCTGACCGCCCGGCTGCCCGCCGAACGCGCCACGCGGGTCACCGTCACCTTCGACGACGGCACCACGCTGACCCGCGAGGTGCCCAACCCGGTCGGCGACGCCGACCACCACCCGCTGAGCGAACACGACCTGATCGCGTACCTGAAGACGTGGCTGCCCGCGCAGCCCGGACTCGTGGACCGCGCCGTCGCGGTCAGCCACGAGCTGCCCGGCCTGGCCCGCGTCGGTGACGCGCTGCGCGGGCTGGCCGGCGGAGTTGAGGAGGAGCTGAACTGA
- a CDS encoding ABC transporter ATP-binding protein, with protein sequence MLTLEKVCAGYGRMRILHDIDLHLGEGEIVALVGANGAGKTTTLRSICGQLKTSSGSITFNGTPTAGRRPDQLVREGLVHVPEDRALFGTLTVEENLRMGAWTRTSAQAEKSLAEVYELFPVLAERRGQIAQTFSGGQQQMLAIGRALMAGPKLLMLDEPSTGLSPKLTWTMLEAVRHIRDNGVAVLLVEQNAKQALAIADRAYVLESGSTVLSGTGSELAGDHRVRKAYLGL encoded by the coding sequence ATGCTGACGCTTGAGAAGGTCTGCGCCGGGTACGGGCGGATGCGGATCCTGCACGACATCGACCTGCACCTGGGCGAGGGCGAGATCGTCGCGCTCGTCGGGGCCAACGGCGCGGGCAAGACCACCACGCTGCGCAGCATCTGCGGCCAGCTCAAGACCTCGTCCGGCAGCATCACGTTCAACGGGACGCCGACCGCCGGCCGCAGGCCCGACCAGCTGGTTCGCGAGGGCCTGGTGCACGTCCCGGAGGACCGGGCGCTGTTCGGCACGCTGACCGTCGAGGAGAACCTGCGGATGGGCGCGTGGACGCGCACGTCCGCGCAGGCGGAGAAGTCGCTGGCCGAGGTGTACGAGCTGTTCCCCGTCCTCGCCGAGCGGCGGGGGCAGATCGCGCAGACGTTCAGCGGCGGGCAGCAGCAGATGCTGGCGATCGGCCGCGCGCTGATGGCCGGGCCGAAACTGCTGATGCTCGACGAACCGTCGACCGGACTGTCGCCGAAGCTGACCTGGACGATGCTCGAGGCCGTCCGGCACATCCGTGACAACGGAGTCGCGGTGCTGCTGGTCGAGCAGAACGCCAAGCAGGCGCTGGCGATCGCGGACCGGGCCTACGTGCTGGAGAGCGGCTCGACGGTGCTGTCCGGAACCGGGAGCGAGCTGGCCGGCGACCACCGAGTGCGGAAGGCGTACCTGGGACTGTGA